In Ursus arctos isolate Adak ecotype North America unplaced genomic scaffold, UrsArc2.0 scaffold_29, whole genome shotgun sequence, the genomic stretch ATTTTGTCAGCTTCGGGTGTCTGACAGATATTTTCTCAAAGATAAAGTGAGCCTGACAACACTTGTTAGCAATGATCAAACTCAAGCTCTCAAACAAACTTCAAATTTTTGCAAACCTGTATCCACTGCTGTGAACTTAATAGCCTCCCAAGGCTTTTCTGATGAGAATGGTGGTGATGTTaacaaatatgattttttttgatCTTGTATAACGAAATGTGTCAACACCTAAAAGATGTGCAATGTTTTCCAAACGACCAATGCATCAGGTATCAGTACAAGATTCCTTCAAAGTACAAAATAAGCCAATGAATGTTATTACATAAATGTTCACTGATAGAATTTGAGATTCCACACTGCAACTAACAGCAGAGTTGTGATGTAGTATCAAACAATATCCACAATTATGTGAAAAGATTAATACACTCCTTCCCTTTTCCAACTACACATCTGGGAGGCTGGATTCACATTCTTTAAccaaaatgacaaattttaataGACTAAATtaagaagcagatatgagaatccacTGTCTTCAATTATGCCGGACGTTCAAGAGATTTGCAAAGATATAAAACAATGTCACTCGTATAAGTTTTTTGCTtgaaaaaaacttttcattaaaatattcatgTTAGCATGTGATGggtttattttacctttaaatgagtacttttttttcctcctaagttGTAATAAGACAAATATCAACAGATATAACCTTCATAAACAAAAAGCTCTGTGGAACTTTTAAAAGCGTCAAGGAGTCCTGAGACTAAGGAGTTTGAGAATTGTGTATTAGATGGAAGCAGAATAAGAAGGCTGTTTAAGATAATTCAAATATGAGAAGGCTGTGAAGCATAGTTAACAAAAAGGGTTGAACGTAGTTTCAGAGTTACGAGCTTCAGTGGTTCATCAACAAGGAATGGAAAATAGAATCAAACACTGAGCGTCCTTTAAAGACACAACTGGTATGAGTGTGATCACAATACACATGGCACCACACACAGCTCAGAGACAGGCACAACTAAGGCCTGGGAGATGAGGGGAAATAGGGATGGGTATTTTCCACAAAGAAGATATACTGAATTCTACcccaatttgttttattttgttttaaagcagaGCGTCTTTCCCTTCAGGTTGTAGAACAAGTAAAATCTTGTCACTgtagataaatattaaaaaaacagagtTCCATGCTCCAGAGATGTGCCACATAACTGTGCTCACTGATCTGGTTAAAAAAATATACGTGTACAATTGTTTGCCCTCTTGGGACCCACCCTCACTGCTCATTCTCTATTACAATTGCATTCTTTCCACTGGGGGAGAATTTTAACCTGCCACCAAGCAGTATGACCCCataacttctttatagattttaagtaatctctacccccagcatggggctcgaactcataaccctgaaatcaagagtctcatgctcttccaactgagccagccaggcgcccccataacaTCCCAGCTTAAACATCCTAACCAACCACCAGTATCTTCAGCACCATTAAAAAGAAGCAAGAGCAGAGAGGGCATCTCCTTGCCTATAAAGCTTTTGACATTTATTCTCCCTTGAGCCCCTCAACAAGCCTACGAAACATGGAAAGTAGGCATCattgattcccattttacagatgagacccACAAAGGCCAACACAACTTAAGGTAGCTGGCAAGTTCAGGACAGTACTACGGCCAGCACCCAGCCACCCATCTCCTAAAGCAGTGTTCTCTCTCCTATAGTAGTGGCCTTGGAATACCTGTCACCTCCACATCCCTAGCTTTGCCCTTCCTACATGACAGATTTCCAATACTGAATTCTGCCTTTGGGACAATCTAGGATATATAAATACGTTCCctaaattggtttttttttttttttttttttaagatcttatttatttatttatttctcagagagagagagggagagagagaatgagcacaagcagggggagcagcaggcagagggagagacaggctccctgctgaacaaggagcccaatgtgggactctatcctaggaccctggaatcatgacccgagccaaaggcagacacttcaccgactgccacccaggcatccctaaattcttttttaaagcctCCAAACAAATTTCGGCGGAATTCGTATTAACCTTAAAAACAGGTCTATGCCATCTGTTGGGGCAGGAATGTGATGGCAAATAAAACTGAGAATGCAAGAGAATTAGGAATCTTTGCCCTCATagtttcaagaattttttttaacttgctaaTTTCATCACAGAGGAGCAGAATTACTTCTCGGCCTCATCAATGACATCAttctaaacaacaaaaacatactTATTATGCCAAGTTCCAATACGACGGAATAATTATCAGATCCCACGGAGTGTGTAATAATGGAAGAGTAATTCCTGGGCCCCCTGAAAAAGCTAGAAAGATTCTTCATATATATTTACTCTTCCCCATTTATAAAAAgttgcgtgcatgtgtgtgtagagACAGAAGAAGGGGGAACCAACAGGAAAGGTAAGAGCAGGAAAACAGTCCCGCTTCCCAGAAACTGACCAAAAGGCCTGAAGAACTagaaaatgaaggaggaaaatcCCTGGATAAGGCCTCCGAGAAGGGTTCTGAGTGGCAGGGGAAGGTCTTGCATGTGCGAAGCCAGTAGGCTGAATTTCACATCTGCTTTACCTTTGCCTTCCTGCTGTTTCCCTTTAGGATCTGTTCTTTTAGAGATCCTTTTTTAGATCACAGATCTTTGAGATACTCTAATGAACTCCTATAGATCCTATTCCCccaaaactacacacacacacacacaaaacacacgcatacacacaaaGATTTCAAGGCGCCTTTGTCCTCTCGGGGCTCCCCTCGGGGGTTAGGCTGCCGTAAGTTAGAACCGCTACTTTAGAGTCATCATGGGCTCACACCCCAGCACCCACTAGGGAGAAACTCCCTCATGAAGGACAACACAGTCTCCAGGATCCGGGAGGGAAAGGACAAGTATGTTCTGTCTTATTTTGCATTTGTCTCAGTTATTgagaaaagcaatgaaatacACACGGAAGGAATTTCCCTAGATGAGGCCAAGTCAAGGCTGCATGATCTCTGCGAGGGATGATGTAAAAGACCTGAGTCCTGAATCATGGTCAAACGAGGGGACCTAAAGGGTCCCTTGTAACCCAAGAGACTGATTTTGGAATGCTCTGCACAGTGGCAGAAACTCACCTTGGGGGACAGTCCATCACCAAGAAGAGACTGCTCAAAGTTCAAGGACACCAACCCCCAGGAGAGGACCAAACTTGTAATACAACTGATCTCAGCCCTGCCATGTGGCACTTGTGACTGGGGCCTGCAGCCCAAGGGGCCCAGACAGTGGCAGATACAGAGAGGGAGGCTGTGGTGAGGGAAAGACAATACTGGGAACTACAGGTATGCACCTGGAGACAGGCCACCCATGAGTCCTTCCTGGCCCCAGATCTACCGTATTCACATCTTCAAAATGTTCAGCCTATCGCCCTCTCTATGTTCTCAGAGTCTCAACTCTTGACACTGGAGGGCATGTGTAGGTGGGAACTTCTAACTGCTCTCCTTCATCATCCAGGATTTGGAAAGAATACTTTTACATCCTGAAGCCTCATGAATGAATACTGGGCACACTGGGTTGGGGCTGACCCGGTGGTGGAGAGGAGTGGTCAGTCTCTAGGTATTCCCAAGAGACACCAAGAGAGGGCGGGGGAAATGTGACTGACCACTTGGTACTCAAGATCTGGGGCAAGCAAACAGAAGGCACACTGGAACAGGAGTACAGAGAATTAAAACAGCACAGCAGACAGGAGGAAAGCACAACCAGAGCAGGCCCCACAGGAATGGATACAAGTGCTGGGCTAGACACAGGTGGAATACAGCATTCCCCAAACCCCAGCATGTGCCTTCTGCCATCCCAGATTTTGCCATCTGTAGGTATCATGGGTGCAAGAACTTAATAGTTCTTGTGAACGGACTCTTTCTTAAAAACTTACCCTCATCCTAAGGAATAAAGTGCTAGTTCTGCTTTTTTCTAATATACATTAGAATAAGATAGAAGTActaatataggggcgcctgggtggcacagcggttaagcgtctgccttcggctcagggcgtgatcccggcattatgggatcgagccccacatcaggctcctccgctatgagcctgcttcttcctctcccactccccctgcttgtgttccctctctcgctggctgtctctatctctgtcgaataaataaataaaatctttaaaaaaaaaaaaaagaagtactaatATAGAAGTGTTTTCCACATTCCACCTAAAATCACCTGGCACTGCAGCCCAGGTGCCACACTTAGACACATGCTGATAGCCAGGGGTCCTGAGTCTGAAGTTTGGTCCCAACTGCAGCCCCCTCTCTCAGCATGACCTCTATGGgagcccccacctccccatctcCCAGTAAAGGGGGACTAGATGAGTCCTACAGCTGCCCTAGAGAGCTCTGACAGTCAACGCTGGCAGACTTCTATGTGGCTCTGACAAAGGTACCCACCACGGTGACATGTTAGCAGGGTCTTAGACATTCCCCAGTTTCTGCTCTTTAGGGGTGGCTACAGTTGGGAAGAGGGGGAAAGCGTCTGGAAGCAAAGGCAGGAGATGTAAGAAGGCAAGtccagcagagaagaaaaaaaaaaaaaatttagaccCAGACATATGGCCTCTCCATTAACTAGCCATGTTCAagttctcatttataaaatgaggattaccatgctcttttttccttaaatttataCCAATGCTCCTAAGCCTTCATTCAACCTCAACTTTCAAAAATGATATACTGACAATCCTAAACGACTCTTGAAAGTCCCATTCCGACTTGCACACAAAAGTTGGATGACATCTGGACCCTTCCCACTAGTTACCAGCTCAGTTTTGACAATTTGCTAGCGGAGccgtatttgttaaatgaaggaaTGTATTGCATTACCTGCCTTTTTTTAGGGATAAACTTTCTTTAATTGATGCAAAGGACAAAGATGGACAGAAATCCCCAAAGTGGCAGTTCATAAATCCTGATCTGGTGTCCACTGGACTTAATGCTGGTTAAATGTGTGCTTGAAAtaagggaaaagaacaaaagtgaaGAATGCTGGAAATGTACGAGCCAAGATTGTGTCTGAAAGGCAAACTGCAGTTAGGGAGTTTATActctttagtttttaaagaacagaacCCCTCCCTAAAATGCATACATCTAGAGTTATATTTCCCACACTTAATCTGTGTATATTTTCAAGAATAcattatattcaaaatgctgTCTCGTCTCACAAAAGAGTTCAGGGAGCccacagaaaaatacaaacagataAAGCTGGAAGAGAGCAAATATAAATCAGAAGGCCAAAAACTTACGATCTACGCATTTTATTGTCTGTAAATGACATCTAAAAcacacctcaatttaaaaaagcaaaaacaaaataaagaaccaaacaaaaaagCCAGGGGCAAAGGAGAACAAAAAATGCAGCCGGCAGATTCCTGCAGTTACAGAGTTAAACTGAGCTTCCGGCCAGCCAAAGCTACAAGGGAAACAGGACCGCCTCCTGATTCCTGTTGCAGAGGCATTGGATCTGAAACTAATTTCTCTGAGGTACCTTCAGTGAGGGATGGTATCCTTGAGGACAGCTCTGTAATAAAGTACATTAACATCTTTCCTCAGACCATCCCTGCCTGTACATATCAATGTTAGCCCGACGGAACATTTCTGCAGCTGGAGTTGGGTGAGCAGGCGATGTAAGTCCAAGGAGCAGCTTGGAGGCTCAAATGAGATGAGGACAAAGAGCTCAGGAAGCCGTGAACCCTTAGGCAAGGGGTGCGGAACTGACTGCCCAGTGTGATTAAGCCAGTGAAACTCACAAGGGGCTCTGACACCTGCCCTATTCCAATGCAATTCACAAAAAAATGGCTTCGCTCCAGGGGCGTACTCTGCAAAATAACAACCAAGGGCCCTCCTGGGAACATCCATTGAGCTCCATGTAGCAGAGGCCTCTGACTGGGCCCCCACATCCATTTTCTCCTTCATCTTTTAGTCACAGAAGCCCCTGAGTTTTAACTGGACACATGGCCACCCAAGTAGGAGGCTCTATGTCCCAGCATCCCTTTCAGCAAAGTACGGTCACACTGATTTGAGTGACTCCAGgtcatattctttaaaaagaaactgctttgctctctctttccccaatGTATTGTAGACACGGAGCTGAGGAGTCTGCTTTGACCTTGAGGGCAAGGTCAACACCCCAGGGTTGGCtgaagaagacagaaggaaaCCGAGGTCCTGGTGACCTTGTACAGTTAAATCTGCCCCAGACCATCTGATTACATCTGTACTGTTAGAACAGAGAAGAATAAACTTCTACCAGGAGCCACCGTACTTTAGGTTCTCTTTGTTACAGCAACTTAGCCTGTGGCTTAACCTCATtcacaaaagaatggaaagatgtCAGAGGGAGACTCCAAAGGACTCTGGCAACAGCCTAGAAAAGTCATCTCACAGTTCACTTAAGCAAACAGGTCAGGAAATGACAGCCATCACACCAAGTTATGCCTCCTACTCCTTCTCTAGAACAGGACCAACTGCATCCCTGGGGTAGAGGAAGAGGTCTTTATTATAGCCCAGCCCGGCCCAACCACTGCGGACCTAGGCCAAATCCTCAATAGCTGGAAATACAGACTGCTTTCCCACCAACACTAGGCAGGGACAGCCCTGTCCTACCTTTTTCCCTAAAGCAGGAAATCTCCACACTTCTCCACTCTTCATAATTATCATTCTTGAGAACAGGCCAAGTCCAGTAAGGCGTAGGGTGAAGCAGCTGCTGGGGGGCTGTGTGTGAGGGTCAGGGGAGGGGAGTCCAGATCCCCAGAACAAAAGTCACAgctggaaagagggagagaagcctccGTGTCTGCCCCTGGATTCTGGGGTCCAGGGGCCTCAGGGTGCAGAACCTGCTCTTCCTGTGCAGTCCCCCTGGTGACAGAGCTCAGCCGGGCAGCTGCCAGTCACTAACGAATCCCAGCCACCGGCACCTGCTGCTGCTTGCGGATCTTATTGAAGAGTTCCATGTATTGGATCATGGTATCTGCCGGGCCATAGACGGCATCGTGTCTGTTCCCAAACACTGAGGGAGCCCCTGGTGTGTGGCTGCCTAGAAAACTCTGTAGGAACTCGAGCAGCAGGCTCCAGCAGTCGCTAGCTACCACACAGGGGCCATACTCCACCTGGGGaccaaaagaacaaagaacaaggtTGAGTTAGGGCAAGGACAAGGTCTTCTGATTCTCTTGCACCTCTTGCCCCCTGCTCCCATTTTCTCCAACCCCAAGCCAAAGACACACACCTACTAACACAGTGTTGCTCCACAGGAAAATACTCAACCCAGACACCAGGGATTCCACATACCCAGCATCATTCCCTTTAAGCATCTCTGACATTCTCATCTTGGGAGTTATCAACCCACCACCCCAACCCACAAGACCCAGAGACAGATACAGGCCCCTTTTGATGATCTCAGAACTGTACAGTCCCTGCTATGCTGCATGAAGATCCCAAGGAGAGCTCAGGAAAATTCtgggagaaaatgaagaacaagagAAAGTAAGAGTGTgtatgtatctctgtgtgtgtgtccgaCCACAGGGGGCAAAGGAGACACACATGCTCTTAAGTCTCTTTAAGACCAAACATTACCCCCACAACAGACCCCACCTGACCCTAAGAAGTAATCTTCCACCAGTGTGGCAGGGGCCAAAGGAAATACATCCTAGACTTTCTCATTCCTTTCTCCTAGTTTTTCATTGGAAAGACGgcaggaaaaataatttgtaactTATTATAAGGAGAAACACGTAAAGAAAGAGCTGGGATGCATTTGTACTACAAAACTGGAAATAAGAAGAATAAGCAGACAGTGGGTTCCCAGTGGGTCTCAGCAAATGCGGTGTATCACAAGCCAAAAGGGGCCAGGAAACCTTGGTCCCAGAGGTCTCTGGAGCTTCAGAGCTGTAATTACCACTAAGGCCCTTTTCTCTACCTGGAAAGCTTTGTGGGCCTTGTCTATTCCCACGTCTCTACATTCAAGTCCCTCTTTACATGCTACTCTTGAAGAAAGCATCCCAATCCTCAAAGTCAGCAGTGCTCTCACTGGCCTGAATTCCCAGAGCATTCTGTGCCTGAGAATGTCTTACAGACTAACTTCAAAAACAGTCTGTGTGTTTCAGCTTCGCTCGCTTACTGAATCACACGTTTTCAAAAGGCAGGCCCTGTAGCTCACctgttttttcgtttgtttttttttaaatctcacacaGTACTGGGCAGATGGTAGACTGAGGAATTTCACTGTTCCCAAAGCCAGCTATTGCCACACTCCCTCTTTGTGGTCTCCAACATGTATCTCAGAGATGAAGTCACCACACATACCTTTTTACACCATGACAGAAGTCGACAGCACGTCAAAAGGAAAGACTCATCTTGCTACGCAACCTTTGCGACCTATCTTAAGGTGTACTCTGGAAAGGTATGTAAACACATGATTTAGGGCTCACCTCCCAAAAGTTACCTGCACAAAAAGTTGCCCAGGTCTGCTCCAGTCCTGATGGGGGACCAGTCCCTCCACATCACAATTCACCTGCCTCCCCTGACCgtgccttcccttctccagcaAGCCAGCCTTCCTAAGCTTTCTACCTGTTGTGACCCCAGCTTCCCAATCCCACCCTGGGCCAGAGCCTGAATAATTAAAGAAAGGGTAAAAGATGTAGGGACGGGGAGCACACGCGCCCTGGAGACAGGGATCAGGAAAGCAGAAACACCTGTCTGCATTCAGAGGGGTGTGGAAATCTGCAGAGCCCTCTGCCGAGCAGCCCCTCAGCACACACTGCTCCTATTTCCCCCAGGTCTTACCTCTACGGAGATGCCTCGGGCGCTGGGCCCCATGGTGACCGTGCCCACCTTCACAAGGAAGTCACAGTACTGGTAACGGGTACCCCGGGTCTCAATCTTGCTGGCCTTGGCACTCTGGAAAAAGCCCTTGAGCTTCACCATGAGCACATCGAAGTTGGTGTCGGCAATAAGCCAAGGGCCGTTCTCAAAGAGGGCAAAGCAGCTCAGTGGGTACTCGGAGTTGTGCAGCACGTACATCAGCTTCCCAGCCTGACCTGCGGGGCAGAGGGCCGATTAGCAGCAAGACCTCTGTCTGAGAGCCCGGGACAGAGTCAAATGCTCGGAACAGGGCCAGAGGGCAACCTGCCATCACCTCAGCCatcttgggggggtggggagggagtctcCTCACTAACGGTCTTTTccaaagaggaagggagaagaacgGCAGGCAAGACAGCATTATGGTAAAACCCTGCTCTGCAGAAAACACGAGGAGcacaaaagaaagattttatgtattagagagagagagagagcacacgagcggggtggggggtagagggagaagcagattccccactgagcacggagcctgacttgggactcaatcccaggaccctgggatcatgacctgaggcgaaggcagacgcttaaccgactgagccacccaggtgcccaaaccCTTGGAGTACTTTAATGAATCAGCTGACTTGGGAAGCAATTAGCACATTTGAAGAAAGGACTCAGGATCTGAATTCAGAAGGTCTGGTTTCAAGCCCCAGTCTACCCCTTCCAG encodes the following:
- the MED20 gene encoding mediator of RNA polymerase II transcription subunit 20 isoform X2 codes for the protein MLPFVLEGGSVSQMPVAEGKSVQQTVELLTRKLEMLGAEKQGTFCVDCETYHTAASTLGSQGQAGKLMYVLHNSEYPLSCFALFENGPWLIADTNFDVLMVKLKGFFQSAKASKIETRGTRYQYCDFLVKVGTVTMGPSARGISVEVEYGPCVVASDCWSLLLEFLQSFLGSHTPGAPSVFGNRHDAVYGPADTMIQYMELFNKIRKQQQVPVAGIR
- the MED20 gene encoding mediator of RNA polymerase II transcription subunit 20 isoform X1, with translation MGIQALHLLRIRFLLCLIICVSQMPVAEGKSVQQTVELLTRKLEMLGAEKQGTFCVDCETYHTAASTLGSQGQAGKLMYVLHNSEYPLSCFALFENGPWLIADTNFDVLMVKLKGFFQSAKASKIETRGTRYQYCDFLVKVGTVTMGPSARGISVEVEYGPCVVASDCWSLLLEFLQSFLGSHTPGAPSVFGNRHDAVYGPADTMIQYMELFNKIRKQQQVPVAGIR
- the MED20 gene encoding mediator of RNA polymerase II transcription subunit 20 isoform X5, with amino-acid sequence MPVAEGKSVQQTVELLTRKLEMLGAEKQGTFCVDCETYHTAASTLGSQGQAGKLMYVLHNSEYPLSCFALFENGPWLIADTNFDVLMVKLKGFFQSAKASKIETRGTRYQYCDFLVKVGTVTMGPSARGISVEVEYGPCVVASDCWSLLLEFLQSFLGSHTPGAPSVFGNRHDAVYGPADTMIQYMELFNKIRKQQQVPVAGIR
- the MED20 gene encoding mediator of RNA polymerase II transcription subunit 20 isoform X3; the protein is MGVTCVSQMPVAEGKSVQQTVELLTRKLEMLGAEKQGTFCVDCETYHTAASTLGSQGQAGKLMYVLHNSEYPLSCFALFENGPWLIADTNFDVLMVKLKGFFQSAKASKIETRGTRYQYCDFLVKVGTVTMGPSARGISVEVEYGPCVVASDCWSLLLEFLQSFLGSHTPGAPSVFGNRHDAVYGPADTMIQYMELFNKIRKQQQVPVAGIR
- the MED20 gene encoding mediator of RNA polymerase II transcription subunit 20 isoform X4 gives rise to the protein MCGVSQMPVAEGKSVQQTVELLTRKLEMLGAEKQGTFCVDCETYHTAASTLGSQGQAGKLMYVLHNSEYPLSCFALFENGPWLIADTNFDVLMVKLKGFFQSAKASKIETRGTRYQYCDFLVKVGTVTMGPSARGISVEVEYGPCVVASDCWSLLLEFLQSFLGSHTPGAPSVFGNRHDAVYGPADTMIQYMELFNKIRKQQQVPVAGIR